Below is a window of Candidatus Cetobacterium colombiensis DNA.
TTCTCTATTACAGGAAAATATGAATATCAAAATATACGTATTCAAGATTTCTTAAAAGCTCATAGTAATATACTTCAATTTGGACCAAGTTTATATTTACCTTTATTTAATAGAAATACATTAGTTCAAAATTATAATATTGGTGGAGTCGACTTAAATATCTTTATTGAAAATTATAATAATAATCTTATTAAAGCTTATCAAGATGTTAATAATAATCTTAGCTCTTTAAAAACAGCTAATCAAAATAATCTTCTTGAAAAAAATAACCTTACTAATTCAAAAGTTACTTATAATGATCAAAATACTTTATTTAAAATTGGAAGTATCTCAAAAATGGAGCTTTTAAATTATGAAAATAACTTGCTTGATACTGAATTAAGTTATATTGAAAATAACTTTTCTTTATATACTAATCAAATAAATTTAATTGGTTCCCTTGGTGGTTACTATAAAAATGAGGTGAAATAAATTGGAAAATAAAACTGTAACTAAAGATACGACAAAAAATAGAAATGAAGCTAAGAAAAAAATGGGGATATTTCTTTTAATTATTATTGTTATTGGGATTTTATATATGATTTATTATATACTATTTGCAAGAGGTTATGAAGAAACTGAAAATGCTTATATTCATGGAAATCAAGTTGCAATTACAACCCAAGTTAATGGAGTTATTAACGAAATAAATGTTGAAGATACTCAAAAAATTGAAGTTGGTAAACCTGTTATAAACTTAGATACAATTGATTATGAAATCTCTTTAAAAAATGCTGAAATCAAGTTAGCTGATGCCGTTAGAAATTATTATATTTTACAAAATAGCGTTAAGTTAAATGAAGATAATACATCTATTGCTAAAGCAAGTCTTGAATTAACTAATAAAACATTAAAAAGACAAACTATTTCTAGTGATGCTGGAATAACAAGTAAAGAAAATTTCGATACAACAAATTTTAAATATATAAATAGTAAAAACAGTTATCAGCAAAGTTTAACAAATTTAGAAAATAGTAAAATTCAAGCTTTTAGCTCAGATATCTATTCACATCCAACTGTTGCTGGAGCTATTGAAAATTTAAAAAATGCTTATTATAATTTAGAAAAAACTAAAATTTTCTCTCCTATATCTGGAGTGATTGCTCAAAAGCAAGTTGAATTAGGTCAACAAGTTAAGGCTGGACAAACTCTTTTTACTGTAGTTGATTTAAATAAAACTTGGGTCAATGCTAACTTTAAAGAAACTCAATTAGGAGATATTAAACCTGGAAATTCAGTTGAAATAACAAGTGATTTAAATGGAAAAACATATAAGGGTGTAGTTTCTGGAATTTCAGCTGGTTCTGGTAGTGCATTTGCTTTAATTCCTACCCAAAATGCTACTGGAAACTGGATTAAAATTGTTCAAAGAGTTCCTGTTCGTATTGATTTTGATAGAGATAGTTTAGAGAAAAATGGAATTTTACCAATTGGTACTAGCTTAACAGTTAAAGTTAATACAAAAGAAAATGTTGAGATACCTAATCAATTTAAAGAACAAAAATCTGAACTTTATAAAATTAATGAAAATAATTTAAATATGATTATTGAAAAAATTATAAAAGATAATAGTTTCTAAGGAGGTTCCATAGTATGAATGCATCTGTTATTTTTGCCACAATTGCTTTGGCTATTGGTTCATTTATGAATGTCCTTGATATGACTATTGTAAACGTTTCTTTAAGTCACATTGCAGGAGATTTCGCAGTAGCTCCAGATCAAGGAACCTGGGTTATTACTTCTTACGCTGTTGCCGAAGCTATTTTTCTACCACTAATTGGTTGGTTAACAAAACGTTTAGGTATTATTAAACAATATCTTGGTGCTACATTACTTTTTACTTTAGCAAGTATGCTTTGTGGTATTAGTCCATCTTATGAATTTCTTTTAGCTATGAGAGTTTTACAAGGAGTTGTTGGTGCTAGTATGATTCCTCTATCACAAACACTTATGTTACAGCTTTACCCTAAAGAAAAAAAAGGTATTGCTCTTGGAATTTGGTCTATGACAATTGTTATTGCTCCAGTTGTGGGACCTGTTTTAGGAGGATGGGTTACAGATGCTGCTTCTTGGAGATGGTGTTTTTATATAAATCTTCCCTTTGGAATAATTTCTAGTTTAATTGTTTACTATATTTTTAGAAAAGATATTTCTAAGGAAAAAAGTATAAAAGAACCTGTTGATATTATAGGATTTATTTTATTAGCAGTAGGAGTAGGATCTTTACAGCTTATGTTGGATAAAGGAAATGATTTAGATTGGTTTTCTAATAGTACTATAATTCTTTTAAGTATTTCTGCTTTTATTTTTCTTGTACTGCTAGTCATTTGGGAATGGTATCATGAATCTCCTGTAGTTAATGTTCGATTATTTTTAGATAGAAATTTTTGTGTAGGATCTTTTTCTTTAATGTTTTCAGTTTTAGCTTATTTTAGCGGTGTCGTCGCCATTCCTCTTTGGTTACAAAACTATATGGGATATACGGCATATATTAGTGGTAAATCAACATGCACTTTGGGTATCGCAATTTTAATGGTTGCACCTATACTGGGAAAAAAAATAGATTTTTTAGATTCTAGAAAAGTTGCTGCTTTTGGATTTTTTATACTTGGAGTTTCTACTTTTTTAACTTCGAATTATTCTCCTCAAGTAACTCCTGAGTATATTGGGTTAACTAGATTTTTTAATGGATTTGGAGTTGGAATATTTTTTATTTCATTAAACACCTTAACATTATCAAATATTAGCAATGAAAATTTAGCTAGTGCTTCTGGTATATATAATTTTATGAGAAATATTGGAAGTAGTTTAGGAACATCTTTAGTTATTCCTGCATGGAAACATACAATGGCTTTTCATAATACTATGATGGCTTCTGGAATAACTACTGCTAATCCAAATATAACAGAAACGATGAGTAGTTCTCCTCAAGCATTGTCTATGATTACTCAACAGGTTATTGTTCAATCTTCTATAATGGGAATTAATGACGTTTTAATTGGAGGCGGAGTTATTTCTCTATTATTAATTCCATTTCTTTTCTTTGCAAAATCTACTAAACCCACGGTTTTAGATAGTGAATAAATAACTATACAAAAAACACTAGGAAATCTTCCTAGTGTTTTCTTCTACTTTCTATAACTAGTCCATGACATTCTAAATATTCTAATTCTTCAGCCGCTATAACAATATCAGAATATTTTTTTTTATCAATATTATCTGAAACTAATCTAATCTCATTTTTATTAATTCTAATTCTTTTTATATATGTTTGATCATGATAACTAAAAACACATACTTTTCCATCTATAGACCTCATTTGATTTTGATTTGGATCAATTATAACTAAATCTCCATCAGAAAGTGTTGGAAACATTGAATTTCCAGTTACCTCTATCATAAAAGCCTCCTTAGGAACTTTTGCAGTTGGAATTGATGTTAAAATCTCCATTTTTATATTATCTTCAAAATTTATATGACCTAGTCCTGCTGCTGCTTTTCCCATAATTGGTAAAGATATTATTTCTGCTGTTTTTATTTCTTGAATTTCATCTCTTAGTATTTTCTCATTCAGCTTTTTTTTTATTAGGTCTGGTGTTCTATCATAAGCAACAATATATCTTATTTTATCAGCTTCTTTTTCTGTTTTTATAAATTTTTGAATAAATCTTTCTACAAAATCATCCTTTGGAATTCTAATTCCTTTACGATAATGTCCTACTACAGATAGAGAAGAGTCCGTTTGTTTTGCTATATATTCCAATGTATAGCTATTTTTTGACATTAATGTTTCTAAATAAATACCAAATTTTGTTTTCACATTACCCTCCCTTCCAATATTTAATTTTATTATACTATTTTTCTACAAAAATGTAAAAAAATATTTGATTTTTTTTCTACATTAAAGTATAATTCAAATAAGAAATATTTTTTTATCTTTCTATTATACATTTATGTAGAAAATCAAGGAGGAATTTTAATGAGATTTAAAAGAGTTTCTAATCATTTTTGGAGAGTTGAATCTGACGGGATTTTAATTGTTGGTACTTGGGAACATTGTCAAAAAGAATTACTTAACTTATGTTTAGATAAATATCTTTTAAAAAATTAAAATCTCTCTTTTTAGCTAGAGATTACATAGATTTTGTTATATAATTAATGTAATAAAATTTATTTAACTTTGGAGGTTTTTATGATTTTTGGTGAAAAAATTAAAATAAAATTTGAAAATATAGAAGATGGAACTAAATTAACTATTTATAATTTTCCAAAATCAATTTCTGTTACAGCTTTAGATTTTGGAAAAGATTTAGCTAAAAGAACAATGGAGGGATATTCTCCAAATCCTTTAGAAGAAATCGATATTATTTCAGGTATTGAAAATGAATC
It encodes the following:
- a CDS encoding HlyD family secretion protein — its product is MENKTVTKDTTKNRNEAKKKMGIFLLIIIVIGILYMIYYILFARGYEETENAYIHGNQVAITTQVNGVINEINVEDTQKIEVGKPVINLDTIDYEISLKNAEIKLADAVRNYYILQNSVKLNEDNTSIAKASLELTNKTLKRQTISSDAGITSKENFDTTNFKYINSKNSYQQSLTNLENSKIQAFSSDIYSHPTVAGAIENLKNAYYNLEKTKIFSPISGVIAQKQVELGQQVKAGQTLFTVVDLNKTWVNANFKETQLGDIKPGNSVEITSDLNGKTYKGVVSGISAGSGSAFALIPTQNATGNWIKIVQRVPVRIDFDRDSLEKNGILPIGTSLTVKVNTKENVEIPNQFKEQKSELYKINENNLNMIIEKIIKDNSF
- a CDS encoding DHA2 family efflux MFS transporter permease subunit → MNASVIFATIALAIGSFMNVLDMTIVNVSLSHIAGDFAVAPDQGTWVITSYAVAEAIFLPLIGWLTKRLGIIKQYLGATLLFTLASMLCGISPSYEFLLAMRVLQGVVGASMIPLSQTLMLQLYPKEKKGIALGIWSMTIVIAPVVGPVLGGWVTDAASWRWCFYINLPFGIISSLIVYYIFRKDISKEKSIKEPVDIIGFILLAVGVGSLQLMLDKGNDLDWFSNSTIILLSISAFIFLVLLVIWEWYHESPVVNVRLFLDRNFCVGSFSLMFSVLAYFSGVVAIPLWLQNYMGYTAYISGKSTCTLGIAILMVAPILGKKIDFLDSRKVAAFGFFILGVSTFLTSNYSPQVTPEYIGLTRFFNGFGVGIFFISLNTLTLSNISNENLASASGIYNFMRNIGSSLGTSLVIPAWKHTMAFHNTMMASGITTANPNITETMSSSPQALSMITQQVIVQSSIMGINDVLIGGGVISLLLIPFLFFAKSTKPTVLDSE
- a CDS encoding S24 family peptidase, which translates into the protein MKTKFGIYLETLMSKNSYTLEYIAKQTDSSLSVVGHYRKGIRIPKDDFVERFIQKFIKTEKEADKIRYIVAYDRTPDLIKKKLNEKILRDEIQEIKTAEIISLPIMGKAAAGLGHINFEDNIKMEILTSIPTAKVPKEAFMIEVTGNSMFPTLSDGDLVIIDPNQNQMRSIDGKVCVFSYHDQTYIKRIRINKNEIRLVSDNIDKKKYSDIVIAAEELEYLECHGLVIESRRKH